In Geminocystis sp. NIES-3709, a single genomic region encodes these proteins:
- a CDS encoding TIGR03032 family protein, protein MIINQKNETPPSHPKSLQIQASPELGKWLQQEKISLAFTTYQTNRLIFVGSKTDGNIALNERLFDKPMGLYAHNHSLYMTTRYQIWRLDNLLREGEKYQGWDRLYVPSVSYTTGSLNVHDVVVNYNEQLLFVNTDFSCLATIERGYSFKSVWQPHFIKKLRSEDSCHLNGLALVDGKATYMTACSATNNPAGWRNCRLNGGIVLHIPSNDIIAEGLSMPHSPRWYQGKLWLLNAGTGDFGYIENNKFIPLTFCPGFVRGLAFWQNYAFVGLSKLRSNSFTGLTLENRLIQQEMTAGCGLLVIDINTGKVIHSLFFESVIEELFDVVVLPNILSPKALGFQDEDIERLITFPESKGIITTKPTVKCPSIGEKAPIAGLPNQQRLAEEKESFSSEAVKYQRVYHLNPESLAPYDTMTFPSLQNRWQTQSQRGELVGISASIFGDMVGFLIAEFLPDTTAEIISLLVADGYRQQGIATKMLILLEKELIKEKCLSLKIVYESSQFIDTRLTPLLQKLAWQSFTVIDNNHKQAIKLLTNLSLSSLTTEEDNPPFISQELPKQERIHTKKAKRQKQGKGFLSTVTSTPVNLSLSQEIKNTDEDRQRVSPLNPFLVRGNKQYNQPLATTSVNPNARLKFEEGKAKFKRQDFEGSIESFREAIKLQSNYIPPYNQLGNALQMLGKTEEAIQAYQQLLTINPNVAPAYNNLGSCLQIKNRIEEAIQAYEKAIQLKPDFTQAYSNLAILFSNQGKSQEAEKCLQQILSLQPNNPEIYYELGNLFRSLGKNDEAIDYFRQAIKLKPDYSPAYQNLGCLVMMRNQMELAQSCFEKVLKLEPDNAECYGNYGNVLEAQNHFKLALQAYDRSLSLKPSALNILYQKENLRLTLCDWEDFDTRMELLEREITTYLKEKKTPLLVPLVLNTFNFPISLHRQINLQWGYNFTHSMMQIKQQSNFIPRIHPKQKLRIGYVSADFRCHAMGVLIYQMFQYHNRNSFEAYCYSLSDYEDNMTNIIKQGCDRFVNITSQSPQDTAKLIYQDGIDILIDLMGYTNLSRPAIFALQAAPIQISYLGHPNTMGADFIQYILADETIIPPELEKYYTEEIIRLPYGFVASPLEMSEKTFTRADFGLPETAVVYGCFNRSNKLHPDLFDIWIEILRQVPDSVLWFLEDHQEVIENLQNQAKKAGIDIKRLIFTPKLPTTEFNTVSSLADLFLDSYIYNAGSTAVCALWGGLPILTCTGEIFVSRMGASLCKSVGLESLICQTPLEYQQKAIELGKNPSTLLQLKEHLMGSKEELPLFKTKQWIKSLESVLKAVWDDFLTVNGEQENSENQYQFTLNRKRKAQGNLFTVTKMGLKPLNNQNIRKIRLVCATRETKDNFFSKTSLGCSLLKYNIPSLEIKLFTENTVGLPILYNRIIEESVIDRAILIFIHDDVSIDDPHWLTKTVKALKVFDIVGLAGNKRRLPQQPNWYFTDAQLTPDTKKNLSGIVYHTKELESQPSLYGASFQQVKLLDGLTLICHSETLIANDMRFDEQFDFHFYDMDLCRQREMKNVTMGTWNIFVTHDSGGNFGDEKFRSNYKKYLQKWGE, encoded by the coding sequence GTGATTATTAACCAAAAAAACGAGACTCCTCCTTCTCACCCTAAATCTTTGCAAATTCAAGCGTCTCCTGAGTTGGGAAAATGGTTACAACAGGAAAAAATAAGTCTTGCTTTCACTACCTATCAAACTAATCGGTTAATTTTTGTAGGTAGTAAAACTGATGGTAATATAGCCCTGAATGAAAGGCTTTTCGATAAACCAATGGGATTATACGCCCACAATCATAGTCTTTATATGACTACTCGTTATCAAATTTGGCGACTAGATAACCTTTTAAGAGAAGGAGAAAAATATCAAGGGTGGGATCGACTTTATGTCCCCAGTGTGAGTTATACTACGGGTAGCCTTAATGTTCATGATGTAGTAGTAAATTACAATGAACAACTTTTATTCGTTAATACCGATTTTAGTTGTTTAGCCACGATCGAAAGAGGTTATAGTTTTAAATCAGTATGGCAACCCCATTTCATCAAAAAGCTACGCTCAGAAGATAGTTGTCACCTTAACGGTTTAGCTTTAGTTGACGGCAAAGCTACTTACATGACGGCTTGTAGTGCTACTAATAACCCCGCAGGATGGCGTAATTGTCGTTTAAACGGTGGCATTGTTTTACACATTCCCAGTAATGACATTATTGCTGAAGGTTTATCTATGCCTCACTCTCCCCGTTGGTATCAAGGCAAGTTATGGTTACTAAATGCAGGTACAGGAGATTTCGGATATATTGAAAATAATAAATTTATTCCCCTCACATTTTGCCCCGGTTTTGTACGTGGCTTGGCTTTTTGGCAAAATTATGCTTTTGTAGGATTGTCGAAACTTCGATCGAACTCTTTTACGGGGTTAACTTTAGAAAATCGCCTTATTCAACAGGAAATGACGGCAGGTTGTGGCTTATTGGTGATTGATATTAACACAGGGAAAGTAATCCATAGCTTATTTTTTGAAAGTGTCATTGAGGAATTATTCGATGTGGTAGTATTGCCTAATATCCTCTCTCCTAAAGCATTAGGTTTTCAAGATGAAGATATTGAGAGATTAATCACGTTTCCCGAAAGTAAAGGGATTATCACCACTAAACCCACCGTAAAATGCCCCAGTATCGGTGAAAAAGCCCCCATAGCAGGATTACCCAATCAACAAAGATTAGCAGAAGAAAAAGAAAGTTTTTCTAGTGAGGCTGTTAAATATCAAAGAGTCTATCATCTCAATCCCGAAAGTTTAGCACCTTATGACACCATGACATTCCCCAGTTTGCAAAATCGTTGGCAGACTCAATCCCAACGGGGAGAATTAGTGGGCATTTCTGCTTCCATTTTCGGGGATATGGTGGGTTTTCTCATTGCGGAATTTTTGCCTGATACCACCGCCGAGATTATTTCTTTATTAGTCGCAGACGGTTATCGTCAACAGGGTATCGCTACCAAAATGTTAATTCTCCTCGAAAAAGAGTTAATCAAGGAAAAATGTCTTTCTCTAAAAATTGTTTATGAATCTTCTCAATTTATCGATACGAGACTGACTCCTTTACTGCAAAAATTAGCTTGGCAATCTTTCACTGTTATCGATAACAACCACAAACAGGCAATTAAATTATTAACAAATCTCTCTCTATCCTCCTTGACAACAGAGGAAGACAACCCTCCCTTTATTTCCCAAGAATTGCCAAAACAAGAGAGAATACACACTAAGAAAGCAAAAAGACAAAAACAAGGCAAAGGTTTTCTATCTACTGTTACTTCTACCCCTGTTAATCTATCATTGAGTCAGGAAATAAAAAATACTGATGAAGATAGGCAAAGGGTATCTCCTCTTAATCCTTTCTTAGTAAGGGGCAACAAGCAATATAATCAACCTTTGGCAACAACTTCTGTTAACCCTAATGCTAGATTAAAATTTGAGGAAGGGAAAGCAAAATTTAAACGTCAAGACTTTGAAGGTTCGATCGAATCTTTCCGTGAGGCAATCAAGCTACAGTCTAATTATATTCCCCCCTATAACCAATTAGGCAATGCTTTACAGATGTTAGGCAAAACAGAAGAAGCTATCCAAGCCTATCAACAACTGTTAACGATTAATCCAAATGTTGCCCCTGCTTATAATAACTTAGGTAGTTGTTTGCAAATTAAAAACCGCATCGAAGAAGCTATCCAAGCCTACGAAAAAGCCATTCAACTTAAACCCGACTTTACCCAAGCCTATTCTAATTTAGCTATCTTATTCAGTAATCAAGGCAAATCTCAAGAAGCAGAAAAATGTCTTCAACAAATCCTGAGTTTACAACCTAACAACCCCGAAATTTATTACGAATTAGGAAATCTTTTCAGAAGTCTTGGTAAAAATGATGAAGCCATAGACTACTTTCGTCAAGCTATTAAATTAAAACCAGACTATAGCCCAGCCTATCAAAATTTAGGTTGTCTGGTAATGATGCGCAATCAAATGGAGTTAGCTCAATCTTGTTTTGAAAAGGTGCTAAAATTAGAGCCTGATAATGCTGAATGTTATGGTAATTATGGCAATGTTTTAGAAGCTCAAAATCATTTTAAATTAGCATTACAAGCCTACGATCGATCTTTAAGTTTAAAACCATCAGCTCTTAACATCCTATATCAAAAAGAGAATCTTCGGTTAACCCTCTGTGATTGGGAAGATTTCGATACCAGAATGGAGTTATTAGAAAGAGAAATCACCACCTATCTAAAGGAAAAAAAAACCCCTTTACTTGTGCCTTTGGTGTTAAATACCTTCAATTTTCCTATCTCCCTTCATCGTCAAATCAATCTGCAATGGGGTTATAACTTTACTCACAGTATGATGCAAATTAAACAACAAAGTAATTTTATCCCTCGTATCCATCCAAAACAAAAACTACGCATCGGCTATGTTTCTGCTGACTTCCGTTGTCATGCTATGGGAGTTTTAATTTATCAAATGTTTCAATATCACAACCGAAACTCCTTTGAGGCTTACTGCTATTCCCTAAGCGATTATGAAGACAATATGACCAATATTATTAAACAAGGGTGCGATCGATTTGTCAACATAACCTCTCAGTCTCCCCAAGACACCGCTAAACTTATCTATCAAGACGGCATTGATATTTTAATCGACTTAATGGGATATACTAACCTATCTCGCCCCGCCATTTTTGCCTTACAAGCTGCACCTATCCAAATCAGCTACTTAGGACATCCTAACACCATGGGAGCAGATTTTATCCAATATATTCTCGCCGATGAAACCATTATCCCCCCTGAGTTAGAAAAATATTATACAGAGGAAATTATCCGTTTACCTTATGGCTTTGTTGCTTCGCCTTTAGAAATGTCAGAAAAAACCTTTACCCGTGCCGATTTTGGCTTACCCGAAACTGCCGTTGTCTATGGTTGCTTTAACCGCAGTAATAAACTTCATCCCGATTTATTCGATATTTGGATAGAAATTTTACGACAAGTACCCGATTCCGTGTTATGGTTTTTAGAAGATCATCAAGAAGTCATTGAAAATCTGCAAAATCAGGCAAAAAAAGCAGGAATCGATATTAAACGCCTCATTTTCACCCCTAAACTACCTACCACAGAATTTAACACCGTTTCTTCTCTTGCAGATTTATTCTTAGATAGTTACATTTATAATGCTGGTTCAACTGCCGTCTGTGCCTTATGGGGAGGCTTACCCATTTTAACCTGCACGGGAGAAATTTTTGTGTCTCGCATGGGGGCAAGTCTTTGTAAATCCGTTGGTTTAGAATCCCTAATTTGTCAAACTCCCCTTGAATATCAACAAAAAGCCATCGAATTAGGTAAAAATCCTTCTACTCTGCTTCAACTAAAAGAGCATTTAATGGGTTCAAAAGAAGAATTACCTCTTTTTAAAACTAAACAGTGGATTAAAAGCCTAGAAAGTGTATTAAAAGCTGTATGGGATGACTTTTTAACAGTTAATGGAGAGCAAGAAAATAGTGAAAATCAATATCAGTTTACTCTCAACCGAAAAAGAAAAGCACAAGGAAATCTCTTTACTGTGACGAAAATGGGCTTAAAACCACTAAATAATCAAAATATCCGGAAAATTCGCCTAGTTTGTGCCACTAGAGAGACGAAAGATAACTTTTTCTCGAAAACATCTCTTGGTTGTTCCCTTCTCAAGTACAATATACCCTCATTAGAAATAAAATTATTTACTGAGAATACTGTCGGTTTACCTATTCTCTATAATCGTATCATTGAAGAATCCGTGATCGATCGAGCTATCTTAATCTTTATCCATGATGATGTTTCGATCGATGATCCTCATTGGTTAACTAAAACAGTAAAAGCCTTAAAAGTATTCGATATTGTGGGATTAGCAGGAAACAAAAGACGACTACCCCAACAACCAAACTGGTATTTTACCGATGCCCAATTAACCCCAGATACGAAAAAAAATCTAAGCGGTATCGTTTATCATACTAAAGAATTAGAATCTCAACCTTCCTTATATGGTGCATCTTTTCAACAGGTGAAACTCTTAGATGGTTTAACGTTAATTTGTCACAGTGAAACCTTAATAGCTAATGATATGCGTTTTGATGAACAATTTGACTTTCATTTTTACGATATGGATTTATGCCGTCAAAGGGAGATGAAAAATGTAACGATGGGTACATGGAATATTTTTGTTACCCATGATAGCGGAGGAAATTTTGGGGATGAGAAATTTCGCTCGAACTATAAAAAATATCTGCAAAAATGGGGGGAATAA
- a CDS encoding PD-(D/E)XK nuclease family protein, protein MTETEIKNIIEQQLPELIKNPSMRDFILRTVSEYYAPKQETESKFDRILAELQHDREEQVRKWDENNRRLDEFIHQQNLKWEENKQQWHEQNELNKAMLEEIKKLSKKYDSTIGALGSRWGLYSEASFRNALKGILEDSFGVQVLNVNEFDDEGEVFGRPDQVEIDVIVKNGLLILCEIKSSIDKAGMYIFDKKVAFYEKRHQRKANRKMVICPMVDDRAKPVAKNLGIELYSYGDSVELN, encoded by the coding sequence ATGACGGAAACTGAAATTAAAAATATTATTGAACAACAGTTACCAGAATTAATCAAAAATCCATCGATGCGAGATTTTATTCTGCGTACTGTCTCAGAGTATTACGCACCAAAACAAGAAACAGAAAGCAAGTTTGACAGAATTTTAGCAGAGTTACAGCACGATCGAGAAGAACAAGTCCGTAAATGGGATGAAAATAATCGTCGTTTAGATGAGTTTATCCATCAACAAAATCTCAAATGGGAGGAAAATAAACAGCAATGGCATGAACAAAATGAACTCAATAAGGCGATGTTAGAAGAAATCAAAAAACTGAGCAAAAAATACGATAGTACTATTGGAGCTTTAGGGTCACGATGGGGATTATACTCAGAAGCAAGTTTTCGTAATGCCCTTAAAGGTATCCTTGAAGACTCCTTTGGAGTACAAGTATTAAATGTCAATGAATTTGACGATGAAGGAGAAGTGTTTGGCAGACCAGATCAAGTAGAAATTGATGTTATAGTGAAAAATGGTTTACTGATTTTGTGTGAAATCAAATCCTCGATCGATAAAGCGGGAATGTATATATTTGATAAGAAAGTAGCTTTTTACGAAAAACGTCATCAAAGAAAAGCTAATCGTAAAATGGTTATTTGTCCGATGGTTGATGACAGAGCGAAACCTGTAGCGAAAAATTTAGGCATTGAACTTTATAGCTATGGCGACAGCGTAGAATTGAATTAG